A single window of Ictalurus punctatus breed USDA103 chromosome 27, Coco_2.0, whole genome shotgun sequence DNA harbors:
- the celf1 gene encoding CUGBP Elav-like family member 1 isoform X2, whose translation MNGTLDHPDQPDIDAIKMFVGQIPRSWSEEQLRELFEPYGAVYEINVLRDRSQNPPQSKGCCFITYYTRKSALEAQNALHNMKILPGMHHPIQMKPADSEKNNLVEDRKLFIGMISKKCNENDIRLMFSPYGQIEECRILRGPDGLSRGCAFITFTARQMAQSAIKSMHQSQTMEGCSSPIVVKFADTQKDKEQKRMTQQLQQQMQQLNAASMWGNLTGLNSLGPQYLALLQQSASSGSALNNLHPMSGLNAMQNLAALAAAASATQATPSGSSALTTSSSPLSALTSSGTATGQQTLSAWDGCKAGSSPTSSTNTSVNTMASLGALQSLAAGAGAGLNMSSLAGMAALNGGLGSGGLSNGSGSTMEALTQAAYSGIQQYAAAALPSLYNQSLLSQQSISAAGSQKEGPEGANLFIYHLPQEFGDQDLLQMFMPFGSVISAKVFIDKQTNLSKCFGFVSYDNPVSSQAAIQSMNGFQIGMKRLKVQLKRSKNDSKPY comes from the exons ATGAATGGGACACTAGACCATCCAGACCAGCCTGACATTGATGCTATAAAAATGTTTGTGGGTCAAATCCCTCGTTCCTGGTCAGAAGAGCAGCTGAGGGAGCTCTTTGAGCCCTACGGTGCCGTCTATGAAATCAACGTCCTCAGAGACAGGAGTCAGAACCCCCCCCAGAGCAAAG GTTGTTGTTTCATCACATATTACACACGCAAATCAGCATTAGAAGCACAAAATGCCCTTCACAATATGAAAATTCTTCCAGGG ATGCATCATCCCATTCAGATGAAGCCAGCAGACAGCGAGAAGAACAACT tggTAGAAGACCGAAAGCTGTTTATTGGGATGATCTCCAAGAAATGCAACGAAAACGACATTCGGCTCATGTTCTCCCCCTACGGTCAGATTGAGGAGTGTCGCATTCTCAGAGGACCTGATGGACTGAGCCGTG gttgtgccttcatcacaTTCACAGCCAGACAGATGGCACAGTCTGCCATAAAATCCATGCACCAGTCACAGACCATGGAG GGCTGTTCATCCCCAATCGTGGTGAAGTTTGCAGACACACAGAAGGATAAGGAACAGAAGCGCATGACCCAGCAGCTGCAACAGCAGATGCAGCAGCTCAATGCTGCCTCCATGTGGGGAAATTTAACTGGCCTTAACTCGCTAGGCCCACAGTACCTCGCA CTCCTGCAGCAATCCGCATCCTCGGGGAGTGCTCTCAACAATCTCCACCCCATGTCAG GTCTGAATGCCATGCAGAATCTGGCTGCATTGGCAGCAGCGGCGAGTGCCACTCAGGCAACTCCAAGCGGCAGCAGTGCACTGACCACGTCCAGCTCACCACTCAGTGCGCTTACTAGCTCAGGTACGGCCACCGGACAACAGACTCTCTCTGCCTGGGATGGCTGCAAGG CCGGTTCCTCTCCCACCTCGAGTACTAATACGTCTGTGAATACCATGGCTTCTCTGGGTGCGCTGCAGTCTCTGGCTGCAGGTGCTGGTGCTGGCCTCAACATGAGTTCACTAGCAG GTATGGCTGCATTGAATGGTGGCTTGGGCAGTGGAGGCCTTTCTAATGGCTCCGGCAGCACTATGGAGGCATTGACACAGGCAGCTTACTCGGGAATCCAGCAGTATGCAGCTGCCGCCCTACCCAGTCTTTATAACCAGAGCCTACTTTCTCAGCAGAGCATCAGTGCTGCTGGCAGCCAGAAAGAAG GTCCAGAGGGTGCAAATCTCTTCATTTATCACCTGCCACAGGAGTTTGGTGACCAGGACTTGCTTCAGATGTTCATGCCTTTTGGCAGTGTTATCTCTGCCAAGGTTTTCATAGACAAACAGACTAACCTCAGCAAATGTTTTG
- the celf1 gene encoding CUGBP Elav-like family member 1 isoform X4, which produces MNGTLDHPDQPDIDAIKMFVGQIPRSWSEEQLRELFEPYGAVYEINVLRDRSQNPPQSKGCCFITYYTRKSALEAQNALHNMKILPGMHHPIQMKPADSEKNNLVEDRKLFIGMISKKCNENDIRLMFSPYGQIEECRILRGPDGLSRGCAFITFTARQMAQSAIKSMHQSQTMEGCSSPIVVKFADTQKDKEQKRMTQQLQQQMQQLNAASMWGNLTGLNSLGPQYLALLQQSASSGSALNNLHPMSGLNAMQNLAALAAAASATQATPSGSSALTTSSSPLSALTSSAGSSPTSSTNTSVNTMASLGALQSLAAGAGAGLNMSSLAGMAALNGGLGSGGLSNGSGSTMEALTQAAYSGIQQYAAAALPSLYNQSLLSQQSISAAGSQKEGPEGANLFIYHLPQEFGDQDLLQMFMPFGSVISAKVFIDKQTNLSKCFGFVSYDNPVSSQAAIQSMNGFQIGMKRLKVQLKRSKNDSKPY; this is translated from the exons ATGAATGGGACACTAGACCATCCAGACCAGCCTGACATTGATGCTATAAAAATGTTTGTGGGTCAAATCCCTCGTTCCTGGTCAGAAGAGCAGCTGAGGGAGCTCTTTGAGCCCTACGGTGCCGTCTATGAAATCAACGTCCTCAGAGACAGGAGTCAGAACCCCCCCCAGAGCAAAG GTTGTTGTTTCATCACATATTACACACGCAAATCAGCATTAGAAGCACAAAATGCCCTTCACAATATGAAAATTCTTCCAGGG ATGCATCATCCCATTCAGATGAAGCCAGCAGACAGCGAGAAGAACAACT tggTAGAAGACCGAAAGCTGTTTATTGGGATGATCTCCAAGAAATGCAACGAAAACGACATTCGGCTCATGTTCTCCCCCTACGGTCAGATTGAGGAGTGTCGCATTCTCAGAGGACCTGATGGACTGAGCCGTG gttgtgccttcatcacaTTCACAGCCAGACAGATGGCACAGTCTGCCATAAAATCCATGCACCAGTCACAGACCATGGAG GGCTGTTCATCCCCAATCGTGGTGAAGTTTGCAGACACACAGAAGGATAAGGAACAGAAGCGCATGACCCAGCAGCTGCAACAGCAGATGCAGCAGCTCAATGCTGCCTCCATGTGGGGAAATTTAACTGGCCTTAACTCGCTAGGCCCACAGTACCTCGCA CTCCTGCAGCAATCCGCATCCTCGGGGAGTGCTCTCAACAATCTCCACCCCATGTCAG GTCTGAATGCCATGCAGAATCTGGCTGCATTGGCAGCAGCGGCGAGTGCCACTCAGGCAACTCCAAGCGGCAGCAGTGCACTGACCACGTCCAGCTCACCACTCAGTGCGCTTACTAGCTCAG CCGGTTCCTCTCCCACCTCGAGTACTAATACGTCTGTGAATACCATGGCTTCTCTGGGTGCGCTGCAGTCTCTGGCTGCAGGTGCTGGTGCTGGCCTCAACATGAGTTCACTAGCAG GTATGGCTGCATTGAATGGTGGCTTGGGCAGTGGAGGCCTTTCTAATGGCTCCGGCAGCACTATGGAGGCATTGACACAGGCAGCTTACTCGGGAATCCAGCAGTATGCAGCTGCCGCCCTACCCAGTCTTTATAACCAGAGCCTACTTTCTCAGCAGAGCATCAGTGCTGCTGGCAGCCAGAAAGAAG GTCCAGAGGGTGCAAATCTCTTCATTTATCACCTGCCACAGGAGTTTGGTGACCAGGACTTGCTTCAGATGTTCATGCCTTTTGGCAGTGTTATCTCTGCCAAGGTTTTCATAGACAAACAGACTAACCTCAGCAAATGTTTTG
- the celf1 gene encoding CUGBP Elav-like family member 1 isoform X1: protein MNGTLDHPDQPDIDAIKMFVGQIPRSWSEEQLRELFEPYGAVYEINVLRDRSQNPPQSKGCCFITYYTRKSALEAQNALHNMKILPGMHHPIQMKPADSEKNNLVEDRKLFIGMISKKCNENDIRLMFSPYGQIEECRILRGPDGLSRGCAFITFTARQMAQSAIKSMHQSQTMEGCSSPIVVKFADTQKDKEQKRMTQQLQQQMQQLNAASMWGNLTGLNSLGPQYLALYLQLLQQSASSGSALNNLHPMSGLNAMQNLAALAAAASATQATPSGSSALTTSSSPLSALTSSGTATGQQTLSAWDGCKAGSSPTSSTNTSVNTMASLGALQSLAAGAGAGLNMSSLAGMAALNGGLGSGGLSNGSGSTMEALTQAAYSGIQQYAAAALPSLYNQSLLSQQSISAAGSQKEGPEGANLFIYHLPQEFGDQDLLQMFMPFGSVISAKVFIDKQTNLSKCFGFVSYDNPVSSQAAIQSMNGFQIGMKRLKVQLKRSKNDSKPY, encoded by the exons ATGAATGGGACACTAGACCATCCAGACCAGCCTGACATTGATGCTATAAAAATGTTTGTGGGTCAAATCCCTCGTTCCTGGTCAGAAGAGCAGCTGAGGGAGCTCTTTGAGCCCTACGGTGCCGTCTATGAAATCAACGTCCTCAGAGACAGGAGTCAGAACCCCCCCCAGAGCAAAG GTTGTTGTTTCATCACATATTACACACGCAAATCAGCATTAGAAGCACAAAATGCCCTTCACAATATGAAAATTCTTCCAGGG ATGCATCATCCCATTCAGATGAAGCCAGCAGACAGCGAGAAGAACAACT tggTAGAAGACCGAAAGCTGTTTATTGGGATGATCTCCAAGAAATGCAACGAAAACGACATTCGGCTCATGTTCTCCCCCTACGGTCAGATTGAGGAGTGTCGCATTCTCAGAGGACCTGATGGACTGAGCCGTG gttgtgccttcatcacaTTCACAGCCAGACAGATGGCACAGTCTGCCATAAAATCCATGCACCAGTCACAGACCATGGAG GGCTGTTCATCCCCAATCGTGGTGAAGTTTGCAGACACACAGAAGGATAAGGAACAGAAGCGCATGACCCAGCAGCTGCAACAGCAGATGCAGCAGCTCAATGCTGCCTCCATGTGGGGAAATTTAACTGGCCTTAACTCGCTAGGCCCACAGTACCTCGCA CTTTATTTGCAGCTCCTGCAGCAATCCGCATCCTCGGGGAGTGCTCTCAACAATCTCCACCCCATGTCAG GTCTGAATGCCATGCAGAATCTGGCTGCATTGGCAGCAGCGGCGAGTGCCACTCAGGCAACTCCAAGCGGCAGCAGTGCACTGACCACGTCCAGCTCACCACTCAGTGCGCTTACTAGCTCAGGTACGGCCACCGGACAACAGACTCTCTCTGCCTGGGATGGCTGCAAGG CCGGTTCCTCTCCCACCTCGAGTACTAATACGTCTGTGAATACCATGGCTTCTCTGGGTGCGCTGCAGTCTCTGGCTGCAGGTGCTGGTGCTGGCCTCAACATGAGTTCACTAGCAG GTATGGCTGCATTGAATGGTGGCTTGGGCAGTGGAGGCCTTTCTAATGGCTCCGGCAGCACTATGGAGGCATTGACACAGGCAGCTTACTCGGGAATCCAGCAGTATGCAGCTGCCGCCCTACCCAGTCTTTATAACCAGAGCCTACTTTCTCAGCAGAGCATCAGTGCTGCTGGCAGCCAGAAAGAAG GTCCAGAGGGTGCAAATCTCTTCATTTATCACCTGCCACAGGAGTTTGGTGACCAGGACTTGCTTCAGATGTTCATGCCTTTTGGCAGTGTTATCTCTGCCAAGGTTTTCATAGACAAACAGACTAACCTCAGCAAATGTTTTG
- the celf1 gene encoding CUGBP Elav-like family member 1 isoform X3, producing the protein MNGTLDHPDQPDIDAIKMFVGQIPRSWSEEQLRELFEPYGAVYEINVLRDRSQNPPQSKGCCFITYYTRKSALEAQNALHNMKILPGMHHPIQMKPADSEKNNLVEDRKLFIGMISKKCNENDIRLMFSPYGQIEECRILRGPDGLSRGCAFITFTARQMAQSAIKSMHQSQTMEGCSSPIVVKFADTQKDKEQKRMTQQLQQQMQQLNAASMWGNLTGLNSLGPQYLALYLQLLQQSASSGSALNNLHPMSGLNAMQNLAALAAAASATQATPSGSSALTTSSSPLSALTSSAGSSPTSSTNTSVNTMASLGALQSLAAGAGAGLNMSSLAGMAALNGGLGSGGLSNGSGSTMEALTQAAYSGIQQYAAAALPSLYNQSLLSQQSISAAGSQKEGPEGANLFIYHLPQEFGDQDLLQMFMPFGSVISAKVFIDKQTNLSKCFGFVSYDNPVSSQAAIQSMNGFQIGMKRLKVQLKRSKNDSKPY; encoded by the exons ATGAATGGGACACTAGACCATCCAGACCAGCCTGACATTGATGCTATAAAAATGTTTGTGGGTCAAATCCCTCGTTCCTGGTCAGAAGAGCAGCTGAGGGAGCTCTTTGAGCCCTACGGTGCCGTCTATGAAATCAACGTCCTCAGAGACAGGAGTCAGAACCCCCCCCAGAGCAAAG GTTGTTGTTTCATCACATATTACACACGCAAATCAGCATTAGAAGCACAAAATGCCCTTCACAATATGAAAATTCTTCCAGGG ATGCATCATCCCATTCAGATGAAGCCAGCAGACAGCGAGAAGAACAACT tggTAGAAGACCGAAAGCTGTTTATTGGGATGATCTCCAAGAAATGCAACGAAAACGACATTCGGCTCATGTTCTCCCCCTACGGTCAGATTGAGGAGTGTCGCATTCTCAGAGGACCTGATGGACTGAGCCGTG gttgtgccttcatcacaTTCACAGCCAGACAGATGGCACAGTCTGCCATAAAATCCATGCACCAGTCACAGACCATGGAG GGCTGTTCATCCCCAATCGTGGTGAAGTTTGCAGACACACAGAAGGATAAGGAACAGAAGCGCATGACCCAGCAGCTGCAACAGCAGATGCAGCAGCTCAATGCTGCCTCCATGTGGGGAAATTTAACTGGCCTTAACTCGCTAGGCCCACAGTACCTCGCA CTTTATTTGCAGCTCCTGCAGCAATCCGCATCCTCGGGGAGTGCTCTCAACAATCTCCACCCCATGTCAG GTCTGAATGCCATGCAGAATCTGGCTGCATTGGCAGCAGCGGCGAGTGCCACTCAGGCAACTCCAAGCGGCAGCAGTGCACTGACCACGTCCAGCTCACCACTCAGTGCGCTTACTAGCTCAG CCGGTTCCTCTCCCACCTCGAGTACTAATACGTCTGTGAATACCATGGCTTCTCTGGGTGCGCTGCAGTCTCTGGCTGCAGGTGCTGGTGCTGGCCTCAACATGAGTTCACTAGCAG GTATGGCTGCATTGAATGGTGGCTTGGGCAGTGGAGGCCTTTCTAATGGCTCCGGCAGCACTATGGAGGCATTGACACAGGCAGCTTACTCGGGAATCCAGCAGTATGCAGCTGCCGCCCTACCCAGTCTTTATAACCAGAGCCTACTTTCTCAGCAGAGCATCAGTGCTGCTGGCAGCCAGAAAGAAG GTCCAGAGGGTGCAAATCTCTTCATTTATCACCTGCCACAGGAGTTTGGTGACCAGGACTTGCTTCAGATGTTCATGCCTTTTGGCAGTGTTATCTCTGCCAAGGTTTTCATAGACAAACAGACTAACCTCAGCAAATGTTTTG